Proteins from a single region of Hymenobacter aquaticus:
- a CDS encoding DinB family protein — translation MADTTTQPTLQTALSQELKRELQLTRRLLERVPTGQFGWQPHPKSMKLGTLASHIANLVGFLEMSLQGPETDMLTRQAPPSPTDTDEVLRRFDLNAENIHKALADVDDATFHDLWTLRRGEQTIMQLPRTAVARTLVLNHLIHHRGQLSVYLRLLDIPVPAIYGSSADEGPAA, via the coding sequence ATGGCCGACACGACCACTCAACCCACCCTGCAAACCGCCCTGAGCCAGGAGCTGAAGCGCGAGCTGCAACTCACCCGCCGCCTGCTGGAGCGCGTGCCCACCGGGCAGTTTGGCTGGCAGCCCCACCCCAAATCCATGAAGCTCGGTACGCTGGCTTCGCACATAGCCAACCTGGTCGGCTTTCTGGAAATGTCGTTGCAGGGCCCCGAAACCGACATGCTGACCCGGCAGGCGCCGCCTTCGCCCACGGATACCGACGAAGTGTTGCGCCGCTTCGACCTCAACGCCGAGAACATCCACAAAGCTCTGGCCGACGTCGACGATGCCACCTTCCACGACCTGTGGACCCTGCGCCGCGGCGAGCAGACGATTATGCAGCTGCCCCGCACGGCCGTGGCCCGCACCCTGGTCCTGAACCACCTGATTCACCACCGCGGCCAGCTCAGCGTCTACCTACGCCTGCTCGACATTCCCGTGCCCGCCATCTACGGCAGCTCCGCCGACGAAGGACCCGCTGCTTAA
- a CDS encoding AMP nucleosidase has translation MKTKADIVENWLPRYTGVPLGEFGQYILLTNFINYVTMFAEQFGVEIRGIDKPMQTATANNITIINFGMGSPMAATVMDLLGAIKPKAALFLGKCGGLKNKTKLGDLILPIAAIRGEGTSDDYLPAEIPALPSFRLQRAVSSMIKKHEKDYWTGTVYTTNRRVWEHDENFKDYLRQIRAMAVDMETATIFTVGFVNEIPHGALLLVSDNPMTPEGVKTSESDKKVTSDYVTSHLQIGIDSLIELQNSGESVKHMRFE, from the coding sequence ATGAAAACCAAAGCCGACATTGTCGAGAACTGGCTGCCCCGCTACACCGGCGTGCCGCTGGGCGAGTTTGGCCAGTACATCCTGCTGACCAACTTTATCAACTACGTGACCATGTTCGCCGAGCAGTTCGGCGTCGAAATCCGGGGAATTGATAAGCCCATGCAAACGGCTACGGCCAACAACATCACCATTATCAACTTCGGCATGGGCTCGCCGATGGCCGCGACGGTCATGGACCTGCTGGGCGCCATCAAGCCCAAGGCGGCGCTGTTTCTGGGCAAGTGCGGCGGTTTGAAAAACAAGACCAAGCTGGGTGATTTGATCCTGCCCATCGCTGCCATTCGCGGCGAGGGTACGTCGGATGACTACCTGCCGGCCGAAATTCCGGCCCTGCCCTCGTTCCGCTTGCAGCGGGCCGTGAGCAGCATGATCAAGAAGCACGAGAAAGACTACTGGACCGGCACGGTGTACACCACCAACCGGCGCGTGTGGGAGCACGACGAGAACTTCAAGGACTACCTGCGCCAGATCCGGGCTATGGCCGTGGACATGGAAACGGCCACGATTTTCACCGTGGGCTTCGTCAACGAAATTCCCCACGGCGCCCTGCTGCTGGTGAGCGACAACCCGATGACGCCCGAGGGCGTGAAAACCTCCGAGAGCGACAAAAAGGTGACGTCCGACTACGTGACCTCCCACCTGCAAATCGGTATCGACTCGCTGATTGAGCTGCAAAACTCCGGCGAATCGGTGAAGCACATGCGCTTCGAGTAG
- a CDS encoding nucleotidyltransferase family protein, translating into MLPPPVPLSAIILLAAGASTRLGRPKQLLPYQGQTLLRRAAETAVAAALGGPVVVVTGALHEDLLPELAGLPLAVVRCPQWEQGMGASLHCGLAALDPAGVLSSVTILLCDQPLLTPAVLRQLAATQAATGLPIVAAEYDGVRGVPVLFAEAVLPLLRALPPAAGAGQLLRQHPELVAAVPFAGGSVDVDTEAGYAALLAGHWT; encoded by the coding sequence ATGCTGCCGCCGCCAGTGCCGCTGTCCGCCATTATTCTGCTGGCCGCCGGAGCCTCCACCCGGCTCGGACGGCCCAAGCAGCTCTTGCCCTACCAGGGCCAGACCCTGCTGCGCCGCGCCGCCGAAACGGCCGTGGCCGCCGCGCTGGGCGGTCCGGTGGTGGTGGTTACCGGAGCGTTGCACGAGGATTTGTTGCCCGAGCTGGCCGGCCTGCCGCTCGCGGTGGTGCGCTGCCCGCAGTGGGAGCAGGGCATGGGGGCCTCGCTGCACTGCGGCCTAGCCGCGCTGGACCCGGCCGGGGTCCTGAGTAGCGTTACCATCCTGCTCTGCGACCAGCCGCTGCTCACGCCCGCCGTGCTGCGGCAGCTGGCCGCTACCCAGGCCGCCACCGGCCTGCCTATCGTGGCTGCCGAGTACGACGGGGTGCGCGGGGTGCCGGTGCTGTTTGCCGAAGCCGTCCTGCCGCTGCTACGGGCTCTGCCGCCGGCCGCCGGGGCCGGGCAGCTGCTGCGGCAGCACCCCGAACTGGTGGCCGCCGTGCCGTTTGCCGGGGGCAGCGTCGACGTGGATACGGAGGCCGGGTACGCGGCGCTGCTGGCCGGCCACTGGACGTGA
- a CDS encoding response regulator, with product MPLMKTYLIDDDDLGIYLTEQLLRAEGFSNTICTFQSATEALRELVQEKEKADPTVVFLDLNMPLMNGWQFLDALAPYREELRGHCHIYILTSSLALSDLEKSREYDLVAGLIHKPIDSEEIRAIHSQLVDEASE from the coding sequence ATGCCGCTGATGAAAACCTACCTGATTGACGACGACGACCTAGGTATCTACCTGACTGAGCAGTTGTTGCGCGCCGAAGGGTTTTCGAATACGATCTGCACGTTTCAGTCGGCCACCGAGGCCTTGCGGGAGCTGGTGCAGGAAAAAGAAAAGGCCGACCCCACCGTGGTTTTCCTGGATCTGAACATGCCCCTGATGAACGGCTGGCAGTTTCTGGATGCCCTGGCACCCTACCGCGAAGAGCTGCGCGGCCACTGCCACATCTACATTCTCACCTCGTCCCTGGCCCTATCGGATCTGGAAAAGTCCCGCGAGTACGACCTGGTAGCCGGCCTGATTCACAAGCCCATCGACAGCGAGGAAATCCGGGCTATTCACTCGCAGCTGGTCGATGAGGCCAGCGAGTAG
- a CDS encoding DUF5602 domain-containing protein gives MKNTLPTRRPLWRRPLPLLVLSLALLGACNDDDDEQAAPSTTYGPTVVVGSGTARGFVSADAQGKPTEIGVALSETALNGLPATPAFGTMYDVALPSSPATAQMPFDHISFDWNPNGHEPTAVYTVPHFDAHFYMQPMAAQHAITLDDPKGDIFPAATKLPAGYITAPNVAPGRTVPMMGRHWVDPTSPEYQPGGSFSHTFIYGTYDGHVTFLEPMFTKAMLVPGVSVEKAIKQPTVYETTGKYFPTTYTIRHDATTREYVISLKGMTAR, from the coding sequence ATGAAAAACACCCTTCCTACCCGGCGGCCCCTGTGGCGTCGCCCCCTGCCGCTGCTGGTCTTGAGCCTGGCCCTGCTGGGTGCCTGCAACGACGACGACGACGAGCAGGCCGCGCCCTCGACGACCTACGGTCCCACCGTCGTGGTGGGCAGCGGCACGGCCCGCGGCTTCGTGTCGGCCGATGCCCAGGGCAAACCCACCGAAATCGGGGTGGCCCTCTCCGAAACGGCCCTCAACGGCCTGCCCGCCACGCCCGCCTTTGGCACCATGTACGACGTGGCCCTGCCCAGCAGCCCCGCCACCGCCCAGATGCCGTTCGACCACATTTCCTTCGACTGGAACCCCAACGGCCATGAGCCCACGGCCGTGTACACCGTGCCCCACTTCGACGCCCACTTCTACATGCAGCCGATGGCGGCCCAGCACGCCATTACCCTCGACGACCCCAAGGGCGACATTTTCCCGGCTGCCACCAAGCTGCCGGCCGGCTACATTACGGCCCCCAACGTGGCCCCCGGCCGCACCGTGCCCATGATGGGCCGGCACTGGGTCGACCCCACCAGTCCGGAGTATCAGCCCGGCGGCAGCTTCAGCCACACCTTTATCTACGGCACCTACGACGGGCACGTCACCTTCCTGGAGCCCATGTTTACCAAGGCCATGCTCGTGCCCGGGGTGAGCGTGGAAAAGGCCATCAAGCAGCCCACCGTGTACGAAACGACCGGCAAGTACTTCCCCACCACCTACACCATCCGCCACGACGCGACGACCCGCGAGTACGTCATCTCGCTCAAGGGCATGACCGCGCGCTAA
- a CDS encoding type I restriction enzyme HsdR N-terminal domain-containing protein, giving the protein MLIWDILRRKQVVLTPEEWVRQHVVHYLIDHLGYPKGLLSLERGHAYNQRQKRTDLCAFDAAGKPLLLVECKAPSVPITAAVAHQAATYNQTIGAPLLLLTNGLQHYCWRVHFAERTNERLGAIPSYTEAVAPPA; this is encoded by the coding sequence TTGCTAATCTGGGATATCCTGCGCCGCAAACAAGTGGTGCTGACGCCCGAAGAATGGGTGCGCCAGCACGTGGTGCATTATCTGATTGACCATCTGGGCTATCCGAAAGGGCTGCTCAGCCTGGAGCGGGGCCACGCCTACAACCAGCGCCAGAAGCGCACCGACCTGTGCGCCTTCGACGCGGCCGGCAAGCCGCTGCTGCTGGTCGAGTGCAAGGCGCCCTCGGTGCCCATCACGGCGGCCGTGGCCCACCAGGCGGCCACTTATAACCAGACCATCGGGGCCCCGCTGCTGCTGCTCACCAACGGGTTGCAGCACTACTGCTGGCGCGTACATTTCGCGGAGCGCACCAACGAGCGGCTCGGCGCCATTCCCTCGTATACCGAGGCCGTGGCCCCTCCGGCTTAA
- a CDS encoding HNH endonuclease family protein, whose product MKALLKADQHNKCAYCETRFDHSSPGDVEHYRPKAGYRQTAAGQIQGPGYYWLAYDWQNLLFACEDCNRVRKRQLFPLANDPAGRARMHHDDVAREQPLLLNPASTPDPERHLTFAEEAAKGLTSHGRASLSAYDLNRKELLDDRRERLRCLQDIEFLAQLFEFDPPVVDIQQLITLYGSEEKLSLKIAQARLDYQRAFLDSAEYAGMVRANFEHLPHR is encoded by the coding sequence GTGAAAGCACTGCTTAAAGCGGATCAGCATAATAAATGCGCGTACTGCGAAACCCGCTTCGACCATAGCAGCCCTGGCGACGTGGAGCACTACCGCCCCAAAGCCGGCTACCGCCAAACGGCAGCCGGACAAATACAGGGCCCTGGTTACTACTGGCTAGCCTACGACTGGCAAAACCTGCTCTTTGCCTGTGAAGACTGTAACCGTGTCCGTAAGCGACAGTTGTTTCCACTGGCGAATGATCCTGCCGGTCGTGCCCGTATGCACCACGATGATGTGGCGCGGGAACAACCTTTGTTGCTGAATCCAGCCAGCACACCCGACCCCGAGCGGCACTTGACTTTTGCGGAAGAGGCCGCTAAAGGATTAACGTCGCACGGTCGTGCATCCCTCTCTGCCTACGACCTCAATCGTAAGGAACTGCTCGATGACCGTCGTGAAAGGCTGCGCTGTCTGCAGGATATTGAGTTTCTGGCTCAGCTGTTCGAGTTTGATCCTCCAGTAGTAGATATACAGCAGTTGATAACGCTGTACGGGTCGGAGGAAAAGCTAAGCCTGAAAATAGCGCAGGCCCGATTGGATTACCAGCGGGCTTTCCTTGACTCGGCCGAGTACGCCGGTATGGTGCGCGCCAACTTCGAGCACCTACCGCACCGGTAG
- a CDS encoding amidohydrolase: MTSILRSSLLLPLLGLAASCSSPSARQPADLLVYNATVYTVDSTFSQAQAFAVQDGKFVAVGPAAELRQQFQAKQEVDAQGQFIYPGFYDAHCHFYRYALGLRDANLVGTASWAEVLDKLRQHRRQYPQAAWLTGRGWDQNDWATKQFPTKAELDRLFPNVPVFLIRVDGHAALVNQKALDLAGVTARTPISGGTITKAADGQLTGLLVDNAVDLVSGKIPEPTPAEANTLLLQAQQQCLAVGLTSLADAGLDKANIDRLAALQQQHKLKLRLYAMLNPTAANKAFYFQNGPVFQDRLTVNSFKVYADGALGSRGACLVEPYHDRPKETGFLLSTEQEYRQLAKDIAASKFQMNTHAIGDSANRIILNIYGEALRGDKTRRWRIEHAQVITPADMPKFAQFGIVPSVQPTHATSDMYWAGERLGPQRLKTAYAYEELRKQYGQVALGSDFPVEDINPLFGFHSAVARQDAKNYPSGGFQMENALSRPDALRGMTTWAAYAAFEDRQKGSIKPGQAADFVILNKDLLKAPANELRGAQVQQTWIAGEQVYKR, from the coding sequence ATGACTTCGATTCTGCGCTCTTCTCTGCTGTTGCCGCTGCTGGGCCTGGCAGCTTCCTGCTCCTCGCCTTCCGCGCGCCAGCCCGCCGACCTGCTGGTCTACAATGCCACGGTCTACACCGTCGACTCCACCTTTTCCCAGGCCCAGGCCTTTGCCGTGCAGGATGGCAAGTTTGTAGCCGTGGGCCCGGCCGCCGAGCTGCGCCAGCAGTTTCAGGCCAAGCAGGAAGTCGACGCCCAGGGGCAGTTTATCTACCCCGGCTTTTATGATGCGCACTGCCACTTCTACCGCTACGCCCTGGGTTTGCGCGACGCCAACCTGGTGGGCACCGCGTCGTGGGCGGAGGTGCTGGACAAGCTGCGGCAGCACCGCCGCCAGTACCCGCAGGCCGCCTGGCTCACGGGCCGGGGCTGGGACCAGAACGACTGGGCCACCAAGCAGTTTCCGACCAAAGCCGAGCTGGACCGCCTGTTCCCCAACGTGCCGGTGTTCCTGATTCGGGTGGACGGGCACGCCGCCCTGGTCAATCAGAAAGCTCTGGACCTGGCCGGCGTTACGGCCCGCACGCCTATCAGCGGCGGCACCATTACCAAGGCCGCCGACGGCCAGCTTACCGGCCTGCTCGTGGATAACGCCGTGGATCTGGTGTCGGGGAAGATTCCGGAGCCGACGCCGGCCGAGGCCAACACCCTGCTGCTGCAAGCCCAGCAGCAGTGCCTGGCCGTGGGCCTGACCAGCCTCGCCGACGCGGGCCTCGACAAAGCCAACATCGACCGGCTGGCAGCCTTGCAGCAGCAGCACAAGCTCAAGCTGCGCCTCTACGCCATGCTCAACCCCACGGCGGCCAACAAGGCGTTTTACTTCCAGAACGGCCCCGTTTTTCAGGACCGGCTCACGGTAAATTCCTTTAAAGTATACGCCGACGGCGCCCTGGGCTCCCGCGGGGCCTGCCTGGTAGAGCCCTACCACGACCGGCCCAAGGAAACCGGCTTTCTGCTGTCTACCGAGCAGGAATACCGGCAGCTGGCTAAGGACATTGCGGCCAGCAAGTTCCAGATGAACACCCACGCCATCGGCGACTCGGCCAACCGGATTATCCTCAACATCTACGGCGAGGCCCTGCGCGGCGACAAAACCCGGCGCTGGCGCATCGAGCACGCCCAGGTGATTACCCCGGCCGACATGCCCAAGTTCGCGCAGTTCGGCATCGTGCCCTCGGTGCAGCCTACCCACGCTACCTCCGATATGTACTGGGCCGGCGAGCGGCTGGGCCCGCAGCGCCTGAAAACGGCCTACGCCTACGAGGAGCTGCGCAAGCAGTACGGGCAGGTGGCGCTGGGCTCCGACTTCCCTGTGGAGGATATCAACCCGCTGTTCGGCTTCCACTCGGCCGTGGCCCGGCAGGATGCCAAGAATTACCCCAGTGGCGGCTTCCAGATGGAAAACGCCCTGAGTCGCCCCGACGCCCTGCGCGGCATGACCACCTGGGCCGCCTACGCCGCCTTCGAGGACCGGCAGAAAGGCAGCATCAAGCCCGGCCAGGCCGCCGACTTCGTGATTCTCAACAAAGACTTACTGAAAGCCCCCGCCAATGAGCTGCGCGGGGCGCAAGTGCAGCAGACGTGGATTGCCGGCGAGCAGGTGTATAAAAGGTGA
- a CDS encoding MFS transporter has translation MTTVSSAPAAAPDASFSDIPKDDKRITRGWTFYDWANSVYPLVITSSIFPIYWGAMVKQVTHTDSGKSPVDFLGFQVPGSSLLTYAISAAFLVIALISPFLTSLADFSGRKKLFMQIFCYLGAASCAALFFFTPDTFTASTFIFISATVGFSGSIVFYNSYLPLISSEEKYDSLSARGFSMGYIGSVLLLVICLGLIMGHDKLGLEEGFATRLAFLLTGLWWAGFAQIPFFALPADPGRPAGADDEAGWLLNGFRELGKVWDQLRHLPNLKRFLLAYFTYNMGVQTVMYVATIFGDEELKLESSALILTILLLQLVGILGAYLFSKLSERIGNTRALSWSVFIWMLICVAGYYVQAGWSFYALASVIGLTMGAIQSLSRSTYSKIIPENTPNTAAFFSFFDVTEKLSIVIGTAVFGVIAQVTGSMRNSILSLIVFFVLGLVFLLTLRGRKLRDEPQTTTPAVGPPPATPNVGMPATTK, from the coding sequence ATGACGACCGTTTCCTCTGCTCCGGCCGCCGCGCCCGACGCTTCCTTCTCCGACATTCCCAAGGACGACAAGCGCATCACCCGCGGCTGGACCTTCTACGACTGGGCCAACTCGGTGTATCCGCTGGTCATTACCTCCAGCATCTTCCCCATTTACTGGGGCGCGATGGTGAAGCAGGTAACCCACACCGACAGCGGCAAAAGCCCGGTCGACTTCCTGGGTTTCCAGGTGCCGGGCTCCTCGCTGCTGACCTACGCCATATCGGCCGCTTTTCTCGTCATTGCCCTGATCAGCCCCTTCCTCACCTCGCTGGCCGACTTCTCGGGTCGTAAGAAGCTGTTCATGCAGATCTTCTGCTACCTGGGGGCGGCGTCCTGCGCGGCGCTGTTCTTCTTCACCCCCGATACCTTCACGGCCAGCACCTTCATCTTTATTTCGGCCACGGTGGGCTTTTCGGGCTCCATCGTGTTCTACAACTCCTACCTGCCCCTGATTTCGTCGGAGGAAAAGTATGATTCGCTCTCGGCCCGGGGCTTTTCGATGGGCTACATCGGCTCGGTGCTGCTGCTGGTCATCTGTCTAGGCCTGATTATGGGCCACGACAAGCTCGGGCTGGAGGAAGGCTTTGCCACCCGCCTGGCCTTTCTGCTGACCGGCCTCTGGTGGGCCGGCTTCGCCCAGATTCCCTTCTTTGCCCTGCCCGCCGACCCCGGCCGCCCCGCCGGCGCCGACGATGAGGCCGGCTGGCTGCTGAACGGCTTCCGGGAGCTGGGCAAGGTCTGGGACCAGCTCCGGCACCTGCCCAACCTGAAACGCTTCCTGCTGGCCTACTTCACCTACAACATGGGCGTGCAGACCGTGATGTACGTGGCCACCATCTTCGGCGACGAGGAGCTGAAGCTGGAAAGCTCGGCCCTGATTCTGACCATTCTGCTGCTCCAGCTGGTTGGTATTCTGGGCGCGTACCTGTTCTCGAAACTCTCGGAGCGCATCGGCAACACCCGGGCCCTGAGCTGGTCGGTATTTATCTGGATGCTGATCTGCGTGGCCGGCTACTACGTGCAGGCCGGCTGGAGCTTCTACGCCTTGGCCTCGGTTATCGGCCTCACGATGGGCGCCATCCAGAGCCTGTCGCGCAGCACCTATTCCAAGATTATTCCGGAAAACACGCCCAACACCGCCGCTTTTTTCAGCTTCTTCGACGTGACCGAGAAGCTCAGCATCGTGATTGGCACGGCCGTGTTCGGGGTCATTGCCCAGGTTACGGGCTCGATGCGCAACAGTATTCTCTCGCTTATCGTGTTCTTCGTGCTGGGCCTAGTGTTCCTGCTCACGCTGCGCGGCCGCAAGCTGCGCGACGAGCCGCAGACTACCACGCCGGCCGTGGGCCCACCGCCCGCCACGCCCAATGTGGGCATGCCGGCTACCACCAAGTAG
- a CDS encoding AAA family ATPase, protein MRQALLQVLPDVADIQIKSNKQQQQQLELLTPYGWVRLRDMSLGYQTLVVWLTDFASKLFIRYPDSPNPLEMPAIVLIDEIDLHLHPSWQRKLIGFLSGIFKNTQFIATAHSPLVVQAAGDANANVVLLKREGDQTVVVQDLEDVRGWRIDQIMTSELFGLETARSRETEAKMVERAGLLSKARLTAAEKKRLQELTQELDQQPLGETPSEREVHDVLQQLRQKLGRNPSDAPAR, encoded by the coding sequence GTGCGTCAAGCCCTATTACAGGTTCTTCCTGATGTCGCTGATATCCAAATCAAAAGCAATAAGCAGCAGCAGCAGCAGCTTGAGCTTCTCACGCCCTACGGCTGGGTGCGCCTGCGCGACATGAGCCTGGGCTACCAAACCCTGGTCGTGTGGCTTACCGACTTCGCCAGCAAGCTCTTCATTCGCTACCCCGATAGCCCGAACCCGCTGGAAATGCCGGCCATCGTGCTCATCGATGAAATCGATTTGCACCTGCACCCCAGCTGGCAGCGCAAGCTCATTGGCTTCCTCAGCGGCATCTTCAAGAACACCCAGTTCATTGCCACCGCCCACAGCCCCCTGGTGGTGCAGGCCGCCGGCGACGCCAATGCCAACGTGGTGCTGCTCAAGCGCGAGGGCGACCAGACGGTGGTGGTGCAGGACCTGGAAGACGTGCGCGGCTGGCGCATCGACCAGATTATGACCAGTGAGCTGTTTGGTCTGGAAACGGCCCGCTCGCGGGAAACGGAGGCAAAGATGGTTGAGCGGGCGGGCTTGCTGAGTAAGGCGCGGCTGACGGCCGCCGAGAAGAAGCGCCTACAGGAGCTGACGCAGGAGTTGGATCAGCAGCCCTTGGGTGAAACGCCCTCGGAGCGGGAAGTGCACGATGTGCTTCAGCAGCTTCGGCAGAAACTGGGGCGTAACCCCTCCGACGCGCCCGCACGATGA
- a CDS encoding PAS domain-containing sensor histidine kinase, translated as MMNPATPLDSTPAEQNQATAAFVLSAQGELLHATPGLTAWLGPLTAARLPELLPPAGAGPALAHVAAGGELRYEARVQLGQPEPQLVSVTLLPLPGAADGTGAGIYGLVRPVVPVSAPTPLLEREQYLSVIFNNMADVAFVLEVEGEGRYRFGFVNRAFAKTTGLPVEQVVGRYVHDVIPEPSLSLVLQKYREALTSRERVVWLETSDYPTGRVTGEVSVTPVLDDTGACCRLVGIVHDLTPQQQAEEKLRLSNERFQYALKATTDALYDWNVTVDTLYWGEGFEALFGHQLAENPTPFSFWAEHVAPEDQQRVVGGLRETTFATTNTFWQKEYRFGRADGSWSVVFDRGYILRDEQGRPLRMIGAMQDITERTEAEERQQQMAEKLLAQYTDLQQFTYIVSHNLRAPLANALGFADLLARVEKQSAVFDDSLKNLRTSLHKLDDVLTDVNNILSVRDRQHGYRPEPVALAAVCRQALHGLEELLRECGGELRIDVPEELRVLGSRAYFHSIFHNLLSNAIKYRSDARPLRITITGTRGPDQDTTIVVADNGSGFDQEQAGDALFQLYRRFHPTKPGRGIGLFLVKAHVESMHGQITVRSQVNVGTQFILYFSQYAADENLPD; from the coding sequence ATGATGAACCCTGCCACGCCCCTGGACAGCACGCCCGCCGAGCAAAACCAGGCCACCGCCGCCTTTGTGCTGAGCGCGCAAGGCGAGTTGCTGCACGCTACGCCGGGCCTGACCGCCTGGCTGGGACCCCTCACCGCCGCCCGGCTGCCGGAGCTGCTGCCGCCCGCCGGGGCCGGCCCGGCGCTGGCGCACGTGGCCGCCGGTGGAGAGCTGCGCTACGAGGCAAGGGTGCAGTTGGGGCAGCCCGAGCCGCAGCTCGTATCGGTAACGCTGCTGCCGCTGCCCGGGGCCGCCGACGGCACCGGGGCGGGCATCTACGGCCTGGTGCGGCCCGTGGTGCCGGTTTCGGCCCCGACGCCGCTGCTGGAGCGGGAGCAATACCTGTCGGTGATATTCAACAACATGGCCGACGTGGCCTTTGTGCTCGAAGTGGAAGGCGAGGGCCGCTACCGGTTTGGCTTCGTCAACCGGGCCTTTGCCAAAACCACGGGCCTGCCGGTGGAACAGGTGGTGGGCCGCTACGTGCACGACGTCATTCCGGAACCTTCGCTGAGTCTGGTGCTGCAAAAATACCGGGAGGCCCTGACCAGCCGGGAGCGGGTGGTTTGGCTGGAAACCTCCGACTACCCAACCGGGCGGGTGACGGGCGAAGTCAGCGTGACGCCGGTGCTGGACGATACCGGGGCCTGCTGCCGGCTGGTGGGCATCGTGCACGACCTGACCCCGCAGCAGCAGGCCGAGGAAAAGCTGCGCCTCAGCAACGAGCGGTTTCAGTACGCGCTGAAAGCCACCACCGATGCTCTCTACGACTGGAACGTGACGGTCGACACGCTGTACTGGGGCGAAGGATTCGAGGCGCTGTTCGGTCACCAGTTGGCCGAAAACCCCACGCCCTTCAGCTTCTGGGCCGAGCACGTAGCCCCCGAAGACCAGCAGCGGGTAGTGGGCGGGCTGCGCGAAACAACCTTTGCCACCACCAACACTTTCTGGCAGAAAGAGTACCGGTTTGGCCGGGCCGACGGCTCCTGGTCGGTGGTCTTCGACCGGGGCTACATTCTGCGCGACGAGCAGGGCCGGCCACTGCGCATGATCGGGGCCATGCAGGACATTACCGAGCGCACGGAAGCCGAGGAGCGGCAGCAGCAGATGGCCGAGAAGCTGCTGGCCCAGTACACCGACTTGCAGCAGTTTACTTATATCGTGTCGCACAACCTGCGGGCCCCGCTGGCCAACGCCCTGGGCTTCGCCGACCTGCTGGCCCGCGTGGAAAAGCAGTCCGCGGTGTTCGACGATTCGCTGAAAAACCTGCGCACCAGCCTGCACAAGCTCGATGACGTGCTGACCGATGTCAACAACATTCTCTCGGTGCGCGACCGGCAGCACGGCTACCGGCCCGAGCCCGTGGCCCTGGCCGCCGTGTGCCGGCAGGCCCTGCACGGGCTGGAGGAGCTGCTGCGGGAGTGCGGCGGCGAGCTGCGCATCGACGTGCCCGAAGAGCTGCGGGTGCTGGGTAGCCGGGCCTATTTCCACAGCATCTTTCACAACCTGCTTTCCAACGCCATCAAATACCGCTCGGACGCGCGGCCCCTGCGCATCACCATTACCGGCACGCGCGGCCCGGACCAGGATACGACCATCGTGGTGGCCGATAATGGCTCCGGCTTCGACCAGGAGCAGGCCGGCGACGCGCTATTTCAGCTGTACCGACGCTTTCACCCCACCAAGCCGGGCCGGGGCATCGGGCTGTTTCTGGTGAAGGCCCACGTGGAATCGATGCACGGGCAAATAACCGTGCGAAGCCAGGTAAACGTGGGAACCCAATTTATTCTCTACTTTAGCCAATATGCCGCTGATGAAAACCTACCTGATTGA
- a CDS encoding HU family DNA-binding protein gives MPIEYSLAERGNPAKPTDAKKFYAVARSQGDTSVRDMAGRINEMSTVSTVDVMAVLEAFFQTVPRELAAGRIVRFGDFGSFSVSLQGEGAASEKEFSAALIDNVKVVFRPGKLFASAMQGAELKRVSEPSAASVARAVARKQAK, from the coding sequence ATGCCTATCGAATATTCCCTGGCCGAGCGCGGTAACCCGGCCAAGCCCACCGACGCCAAGAAGTTTTATGCTGTAGCCCGCTCCCAGGGCGACACGAGCGTGCGCGACATGGCCGGCCGCATTAATGAAATGAGTACCGTGAGCACCGTCGACGTGATGGCCGTACTCGAAGCCTTTTTTCAGACGGTGCCCCGCGAATTGGCCGCCGGCCGCATCGTGCGCTTCGGCGACTTCGGCTCCTTCTCGGTGAGCCTGCAAGGGGAGGGGGCCGCCTCCGAAAAGGAGTTCAGCGCCGCCCTCATCGACAACGTAAAGGTGGTATTCCGCCCCGGCAAGCTCTTCGCCTCGGCCATGCAAGGGGCCGAGCTGAAGCGGGTGAGCGAGCCATCGGCTGCCTCCGTGGCCAGGGCCGTAGCCCGCAAGCAAGCCAAGTAG